CAAAGTAAGGGGAGCTGTAGAGGAAGTCCCATCCCCGGGGGAACTTCATCACCAGGGTCAGGTATCCCTTGCGAAAGAGCCAGTCGTATTCGCGCGGGACCCAGTCTTCCAGACGCGATACCGAAGCCTGGTGCCCACGGGCCTCCAGGTTCCTCCGAAGCGTCTCGGCGACCCTGTGGTGCCCCGTCCCCAAGCCGAAGGAGGCCACCAGGCTTGTCGGCCTCATCGTCGGCTGCGAAGGAAGGCCATCTCGAGCGGGTAGTTCTCCACCGCGTAAGTCGCCAGGACGGTGCACGCCGCCGCAAAGAGGACGCCGCCAATGGAGTCCAGGACCCAGTGGAAGCCCAGGTAGAGCGTGGAGTAAACCACCAGGGCCGCCAGGACGAGCATGGTCCTCCTCAGCCTGCGGTTGGCGCTCTCGGTGATCAGGAGCGCGTACGTGACGGCCAGGGACGTGTGAAAGGAGGGGAAGCAATTGTTCAGCCCGCTCAGGGGCCTGAGCCCCTCGATGAGGACCGGCGAGATCGTGTTCATGAGCAGGCTCACGGATCCGTCTCCGGAAGCCCACCGTTCGGAGACGGGCACCAGGATGTAGAAGGGCAGGATCAGGAGGTAGTTGAAAAGGGTGCCCCAGAAAATCTTCCTCCCAAGGGTCCTCTCCCCGCCCGCATAGGCGGAGAGGACCGCCACCACGCCCAGGACCGGAAACACGTACAGGTAGATCACCGACAGGGCATAGGTGAGGGCGGGAAACTGGACGAGTTGAAAGAGCGCTGCGGTGGAACCCTCGATCCGGAGGAAAAGGGACGTGAAATCCCAGCCAAGGTAGCTCGTGATCTGCGGGTCGAACCGGGTTTCCAGAATGTCCAAAAGGATGATTCCGACGACGGTCAAAAGGTAAAAAAGCGCATGGGTGGAAAAGGCGTGCTCGCGCACGAAGGGCCAGACCACACCCACGGGTCCCTTTCGTGGGTGAAGCCAGAGCAGGAGAGCGATGAGCGAAAAGCCTGTCAGACAAAAACCGAGAACCAGGATCTCATCCACGGCCCGTCACCCTGCACAGTAGCCCTTCATACTGAATACATTAGACGATTCGGGGCCGGCCCGCAAGAGGTGGGGACCTGTTGCCTCACGTAAGAATCTTCCC
This portion of the Acidobacteriota bacterium genome encodes:
- a CDS encoding phosphatase PAP2 family protein, whose protein sequence is MDEILVLGFCLTGFSLIALLLWLHPRKGPVGVVWPFVREHAFSTHALFYLLTVVGIILLDILETRFDPQITSYLGWDFTSLFLRIEGSTAALFQLVQFPALTYALSVIYLYVFPVLGVVAVLSAYAGGERTLGRKIFWGTLFNYLLILPFYILVPVSERWASGDGSVSLLMNTISPVLIEGLRPLSGLNNCFPSFHTSLAVTYALLITESANRRLRRTMLVLAALVVYSTLYLGFHWVLDSIGGVLFAAACTVLATYAVENYPLEMAFLRSRR